Proteins encoded by one window of Anopheles maculipalpis chromosome 2RL, idAnoMacuDA_375_x, whole genome shotgun sequence:
- the LOC126567349 gene encoding WD repeat-containing protein 19, producing MSNEKRTIIVTAFRVCSTFVQVLYRHEEPHGQGDVYFLWQTGASAQLLASTGSDGTVAIFNRQGQLQERIVLQGLCAGFAWDRDGDVLAMITASSHQLIIWDSNSQKKQTVDIGLRDLPSCIIWSKKIAILAVGTSRGNLSIYNHITTKRIPILGKHTKRITCGAWSTENILALGSEDKYLTLSNEEGDTLRSIQLRDCPSDMYFAEMKTDERVPGENTISMILGKRTLFLYHLPEPDSPTELGFQQRYGSLLQHKWFADGYILLGFSLGHVVAISTHPREVGQELWQVKNHRDSLNSIAVCKELELIASCGDNNVKVHSMTNLQETVKILSLPDQAALKHVEWSTDGQLLGVTTSQGAICVFVTKLHSLYAVAPPRIALLSSLAEIAIYHCAHDRQKSPPVLITLEIEPSFLTIGPYHMACGMNNHVWFYDLGRSLSDTPLLLGDREYMSEIKQVALSSEYCAVLCGGQIMLHTIESSNEATQNREPKIFPDEIRGIAESVITCLGLTNDFLCFATDLGNIIYFSLENWSTVLQFRHQAGIRAIYPDVDGTRLVFIDDHSQGYLFIAACDETLRIPDFPKHCTSVLWDFSQTHIFVANDRNTCTTYAFVRISVKGKLVEKVGTTSLISEQTPLMLYDGDLCLHSAGGKLTSIVLDTHANKPGRDAKEQLRTTKLMRKYGDAWELCKLMNDEDEWRALGMAAIADLNVAFATKVFRNIGDVAMVYALEELSQIEDLNTLAGFCAMLGDEIEEAKALFAKSGNPSEALELCRDLLQWEQAMALASTLAPEQLPFLAREYGAQLEFTGNHAEALMNFERGLKHTESETRQQQQEQHVKLCKAGIARTSIKCGDVRRGLQLALELNDQQLYNECGEAMLTAGHLAEAAAMLEKGESWDKAAEIFINLKQWKKVDNILPNVVSLKLHVAYGRAKEAEGQYADAINSYQLAGDLDSVVRIYLQHLDDPHSASEILLETRSVEGSKLLSKYFEQHGDYESAIQFLILCGCVTEAFAIAQKQNKIVYYGEVLEQSGSAKPGDFLQLGGYFDGEKYTLLAGKYYFLGKEYSKALKLLLKAASVGNEENTALSLAIDCVASAGDEKLSNVLIEYLLGESDGVPKDPKLLFRLYMAKRQFKEAAKAAMIIANQEQIAGNYRSAHDLLFSMYQELKRNNLAIATDMKITLALLHRYTLVRVHVKRGNHLLAAKLLLQVAKNISQFPSHVVPILTSTVIECHRTGLRKSAFEYAVMLMRSEHRSQIDAKYIKKIESIVRKAPRGPMEDEGEQESSSPCPVCETPLPNMHIVCGQCKTTLPICVATGQHIVRDDVAACPECDFPAMKVEFIKILETTNNQCAMCGEEIDAGRLIDIDDIHPYINAGT from the exons ATGAGTAACGAAAAG CGAACAATTATCGTTACTGCTTTTCGTGTGTGTTCCACTTTCGTACAGGTTTTATACCGCCACGAAGAACCACACGGCCAGGGCGATGTATATTTCCTGTGGCAGACGGGAGCTTCCGCACAGCTGTTGGCTAGCACCGGAAGTGATGGCACGGTGGCCATTTTCAACCGCCAAGGGCAACTACAAGAACGCATTGTACTGCAGGG ACTCTGCGCCGGGTTCGCTTGGGATCGTGACGGAGACGTGCTGGCGATGATAACGGCCAGCTCCCATCAGCTCATCATCTGGGACTCAAACtcgcaaaagaaacaaaccgtCGATATAGGACTCCGCGATCTGCCGAGTTGCATAATTTGGTCGAAGAAAATAGCGATCCTTGCCGTGGGGACGTCCCGTGGCAATCTCTCCATCTACAATCACATCACCACCAAACGGATACCAATTCTTGGCAAGCACACgaaacgcatcacctgtggTGCGTGGTCGACAGAAAACATTCTCGCCCTCGGCAGCGAGGATAAGTATCTGACACTGAGCAACGAGGAAGGCGACACACTGCGGTCGATTCAGTTGCGCGATTGTCCGAGCGATATGTACTTTGCTGAGATGAAGACCGATGAACGTGTCCCGGGAGAAAACACTATCAGCATGATCCTGGGGAAACGAACTCTTTTCCTTTATCATTTGCCAGAACCGGACTCGCCTACGGAGCTTGGTTTTCAGCAGCGGTACGGATCGTTACTGCAGCACAAATGGTTTGCCGATGGGTATATTCTGCTCGGGTTTAGCTTGGGCCATGTCGTTGCCATTTCGACCCACCCGCGCGAAGTTGGGCAGGAACTTTGGCAGGTGAAAAATCATCGCGATTCGCTCAACAGTATAGCCGTTTGCAAGGAGCTGGAGCTGATCGCTTCCTGTGGAGATAACAA TGTAAAAGTGCATTCCATGACTAATCTTCAAGAGACCGTCAAGATTCTCAGCTTACCCGACCAAGCCGCACTGAAGCACGTTGAGTGGAGTACGGACGGCCAGTTACTTGGCGTTACAACGTCCCAGGGTGCAATATGCGTGTTTGTAACGAAACTTCATTCCCTGTATGCTGTCGCTCCACCGAGGATAGCCCTGCTGTCGAGCTTGGCAGAAATTGCTATCTATCACTGTGCACACGATCGCCAGAAGTCACCACCTGTACTGATAACGCTTGAAATTGAACCATCATTTTTGACGATCGGTCCATACCACATGGCATGCGGTATGAATAATCACGTCTGGTTTTATGATCTCGGTCGATCGTTGAGCGATAcgccgctgctgctgggcgATCGTGAGTACATGTCGGAGATCAAACAGGTCGCACTTAGCTCGGAATACTGTGCTGTACTTTGTGGAGGACAAATCATGCTGCACACG ATCGAATCATCCAACGAAGCGACACAAAACCGTGAACCAAAAATATTTCCGGACGAGATACGAGGTATTGCCGAATCGGTAATAACGTGCCTTGGGTTGACGAATGATTTTCTGTGCTTTGCAACAGAT CTCGgtaacataatttatttttccctcgAAAACTGGTCTACGGTGTTACAGTTTCGCCATCAAGCTGGCATAAGAGCAATATATCCGGACGTTGACGGCACACGACTAGTATTTATTGATGATCACAGCCAAGGCTATCTATTCATCGCAGCATGTGACGAAACCTTGCGAATACCGGATTTCCCCAAACATTGTACAAGCGTGCTGTGGGACttttcacagacacacattttCGTAGCAAATGACCGCAACACGTGCACCACTTATGCGTTTGTGCGCATATCTGTGAAGGGTAAACTGGTAGAAAAAGTCGGTACGACAAGCTTGATCAGTGAACAGACACCCCTAATGCTTTACGATGGAGATCTCTGTCTACATTCTGCCGGTGGAAAGCTAACGTCGATCGTGCTGGACACACACGCCAACAAACCTGGCCGTGATGCGAAGGAACAGCTACGGACGACGAAACTGATGCGAAAGTATGGCGATGCATGGGAACTTTGTAAGCTGATGAATGATGAGGACGAATGGAGAGCGCTTGGAATGGCTGCGATTGCCGATTTAAATGTTGCTTTCG CAACAAAAGTATTCCGCAATATCGGTGACGTTGCAATGGTTTATGCGCTTGAGGAATTGAGCCAAATCGAAGATCTTAACACACTGGCCGGATTTTGCGCCATGTTGGGGGACGAAATCGAAGAGGCTAAAGCGCTGTTTGCGAAAAGCGGCAACCCATCCGAAGCGCTCGAACTGTGCCGCGATTTACTGCAATGGGAACAGGCGATGGCGCTAGCCAGTACGCTAGCACCAGAGCAACTGCCTTTTCTAGCGCGCGAATATGGAGCACAGTTGGAGTTTAC AGGAAACCATGCCGAAGCACTGATGAACTTTGAACGAGGTCTTAAGCATACGGAATCAGAAACcagacagcagcaacaggagcAACACGTTAAACTGTGCAAGGCTGGCATTGCCCGTACTAGCATAAAGTGTGGTGATGTACGGCGTGGACTTCAGCTAGCACTGGAACTGAACGACCAACAGCTGTACAATGAATGTGGTGAAGCAATGCTCACCGCAGGACATTTGGCTGAAGCCGCCGCAATGCTAGAGAAGGGCGAAAGCTGGGACAAGGCGGCAGAAATctttataaatttaaagcaGTGGAAAAAGGTGGACAACATCTTGCCAAATGTCGTAAGCCTTAAGTTGCATGTCGCTTACGGTAGGGCGAAAGAGGCCGAAGGACAGTACGCCGATGCTATCAATAGTTATCAGCTTGCCGGAGATTTGGACAGTGTTGTACGGATATATCTGCAGCACCTAGACGATCCACATTCGGCCTCGGAGATTCTGCTAGAAACGCGTTCTGTCGAGGGATCGAAGCTGCTGTCGAAATACTTTGAACAGCATGGTGATTATGAATCGGCGATACAATTTCTCATATTGTGCGGATGTGTAACGGAAGCGTTCGCTATTGCTCAGAAGCAGAACAAAATCGTGTACTATGGCGAAGTACTAGAACAGAGTGGTTCTGCGAAGCCGGGTGATTTTCTTCAATTGGGTGGATATTTCGACGGTGAAAAGTATACGCTATTAGCGGGCAAGTACTATTTTTTGGGCAAAGAATATTCGAAAGCGCTTAAACTGCTGCTGAAAGCGGCCTCCGTTGGGAATGAGGAAAATACTGCACTGTCTCTAGCAATCGATTGTGTAGCCTCGGCTGGAGATGAAAAGCTGTCTAACGTGCTGATAGAGTACTTGTTGGGCGAGTCGGACGGTGTACCGAAGGACCCGAAGCTATTGTTCCGGTTGTATATGGCCAAACGACAATTTAAAGAGGCAGCTAAGGCGGCTATGATCATTGCCAATCAGGAACAAATTGCAGGCAACTATCGAAGCGCGCACGATTTGCTCTTTTCCATGTACCAAGAATTAAAGCGTAATAACCTGGCGATTGCAACCGATATGAAGATAACGCTCGCCCTGCTCCATCGTTACACGCTGGTTCGGGTGCATGTAAAGCGGGGAAACCATTTACTGGCAGCGAAACTTTTGCTTCAAGTAGCGAAAAATATATCACAATTTCCATCAC ATGTTGTCCCGATACTAACCTCTACCGTAATCGAATGCCACCGGACGGGTCTTCGAAAGTCTGCCTTCGAGTACGCGGTAATGTTAATGCGATCGGAGCATCGGAGCCAGATCGATGCTAAGTAcataaagaaaattgaatcTATTGTAAGGAAAGCGCCACGTGGACCGATGGAAGATGAAGGTGAACAGGAGTCATCGAGTCCGTGCCCGGTTTGTGAAACACCTCTGCCCAACATGCATATAGTTTGCGGGCAGTGTAAAACGACGTTACCAATATGTGTGGCTACG ggtCAGCACATAGTGCGCGATGATGTAGCGGCGTGTCCTGAGTGTGATTTTCCAGCGATGAAAGTGGAATTTATCAA aattttggaaacaaccaACAATCAATGTGCAATGTGTGGAGAAGAAATCGACGCCGGACGACTGATCGATATCGATGACATACATCCGTATATCAACGCCGGTACTTAA